The Callithrix jacchus isolate 240 chromosome X, calJac240_pri, whole genome shotgun sequence genome contains a region encoding:
- the LOC108589932 gene encoding LOW QUALITY PROTEIN: putative uncharacterized protein FLJ39060 (The sequence of the model RefSeq protein was modified relative to this genomic sequence to represent the inferred CDS: inserted 1 base in 1 codon) yields MVDGRTRASINDIFFTEPTTEMSSLPGRSHSPLPLNLTSLMAICRGMIKSVIHFRTRCPPKLKXKHTRPTLGPVPWKELRISHRPNECIRHSASVPMATGANGLGTKDETKRNAEKCTCSVFL; encoded by the exons ATGGTAGATGGCAGAACGAGAGCTAGCATCAATGACATTTTCTTCACTGAGCCCACCACAGAAATGAGCTCCCTTCCTGGGCGCTCTCACAGCCCCTTGCCCTTGAACCTCACATCACTGATGGCAATTTGCAGAGGAATGATTAAGTCGGTGATTCACTTTAGGACGCGGTGCCCTCCGAAGCTGA CTAAACACACAAGGCCCACGTTAGGCCCAGTACCATGGAAGGAACTAAGGATTAGTCACCGG CCCAATGAATGCATCAGACACTCAGCTTCAGTTCCCATGGCAACAGGGGCTAACGGTCTAGGGACTAAGGATGAGACAAAGAGAAACGCAGAGAAATGTACGTGTTCTGTCTTCCTCTGA
- the LOC118142765 gene encoding melanoma-associated antigen D4 isoform X1 translates to MAEGSFGVQSENYSVEDMDEGSDEVGEEEMVEGNDYEEFGAFGGYGTLTSFDIHILRAFGSLGPGLRILSNEPWELENPVLAQTLVEALQLDPETLANETAARAANVARAAASNRAARAAAAAARSAFNQVMASHRVATPQVSGEDTQPSTYSAAAAAATEAQGPTPEAPLASPQTSQMLVTSEMAAPGAPATSAQSQTGSSAQEAATEGPSSACAFSRAPSASEVDTATRPNTAFLGPNDVFDFTQPAGVSGMAFPRPKRPAPAQEAATEGPSAASGVSQMGPGREVAATRPKTTKSGKALAKTRWVEPQNVVAAAAAKAKMATSIPEPEGAAAATAQHSAEPWARMGGKRTKKSKHLDDEYESSEEEREPPAVPPTWRASPPSLTVRAQLAPRPPVAPRSQIPSRHVLCLPPRNVTLLQERANKLVKYLMIKDYKKIPIKRSDMLKDVIREYDEHFPEIIERATYTLEKKFGIHLKEIDKEEHLYILVCTRDSSARLLGKTKDTPRLSLLLVILGVIFMNGNRASEAVLWEALRKMGLRPGVRHPFLGDLRKLITDDFVKQKSQVSFPLTPRYLEYKKIPNSNPPEYEFLWGLRARHETSKMRVLRFIAQNQNRDPREWKARFLEAVDDAFKKMDVDMAEEHARAQMRAQMNIGDEALIGRWSWDDIQVELLTWDEDGDFGDAWARIPFAFWARYHQYILNSNRANRRATWRAGVSSGTNGGASTSVLDGPSTSSTIRTRNAARAGASFFSWIQHR, encoded by the exons ATGGCTGAGGGAAGCTTCGGCGTGCAATCGGAAAACTACAGTGTTGAGGACATGGACGAGGGTAGCGACGAAGTCGGGGAGGAAGAGATGGTTGAAGGCAACGACTATGAAGAATTCGGTGCCTTTGGCGGCTATGGCACCCTCACCAGCTTTGACATCCATATCCTCAGAGCCTTCGGAAGCTTGGGTCCAGGCCTTCGCATCTTGTCG AATGAGCCCTGGGAACTGGAAAACCCTGTGCTGGCCCAGACCCTGGTGGAGGCATTGCAGCTGGATCCGGAAACACTTGCCAATGAGACGGCCGCCCGTGCTGCCAACGTTGCCCGCGCCGCCGCCTCCAACCGTGCGGCTCGGGCAGCTGCCGCCGCTGCCCGTAGCGCCTTCAATCAGGTGATGGCTAGCCACCGGGTGGCCACGCCGCAGGTCTCAGGAGAGGATACCCAGCCCTCGACCTAttctgccgccgccgccgccgccactgaGGCTCAGGGACCCACCCCGGAAGCCCCCCTTGCTTCTCCGCAGACCTCCCAGATGTTAGTCACCAGTGAGATGGCTGCCCCCGGGGCCCCGGCAACCTCTGCACAGTCCCAGACAGGCTCCTCGGCCCAGGAGGCTGCTACCGAGGGCCCTAGTAGCGCCTGTGCTTTCTCTCGGGCTCCCAGTGCCAGTGAGGTGGACACAGCCACCCGGCCCAACACAGCCTTCCTGGGTCCGAACGATGTCTTTGATTTCACCCAGCCGGCGGGTGTCAGTGGCATGGCCTTCCCACGCCCCAAGAGACCTGCCCCAGCCCAAGAGGCTGCCACAGAGGGCCCCAGTGCTGCCTCCGGGGTGTCCCAAATGGGACCTGGCAGGGAGGTGGCAGCCACCCGGCCCAAGACCACCAAGTCTGGGAAGGCTCTGGCCAAGACTCGGTGGGTGGAGCCTCAGAACGTTGTGGCAGCAGCTGCTGCCAAGGCCAAGATGGCCACAAGCATCCCTGAGCCGGAGGGTGCAGCTGCTGCTACTGCTCAGCACAGTGCTGAGCCCTGGGCCAGGATGGGAGGCAAGAGGACCAAGAAG TCCAAGCACCTGGATGATGAGTATGAGAGCAGCGAGGAGGAGAGAGAGCCTCCTGCGGTCCCGCCCACCTGGAGAGCATCACCGCCCTCATTGACCGTGCGGGCTCAGTTGGCCCCTCGGCCCCCAGTGGCCCCGAGGTCCCAGATACCCTCAAGGCACGTACTGTGCCTGCCCCCCCGCAACGTGACCCTTCTGCAAGAGAGG GCAAATAAGTTGGTGAAATACCTGATGATTAAGGACTACAAGAAGATCCCCATCAAGCGCTCAG ACATGCTGAAGGATGTCATCAGAGAGTATGACGAACATTTCCCTGAGATCATTGAACGAGCAACGTACACCCTGGAAAAG AAGTTTGGGATCCACCTGAAGGAGATCGACAAGGAAGAACACCTGTATATTCTTGTCTGCACACGGGACTCCTCAGCTCGCCTCCTTGGAAA AACCAAGGACACTCCCAGGCTGAGTCTCCTCTTGGTGATTCTGGGTGTCATCTTCATGAATGGCAACCGTGCCAGTGAGG CTGTCCTCTGGGAGGCACTACGCAAGATGGGACTGCGCCCTGG GGTGAGGCACCCATTCCTTGGCGATCTGAGGAAGCTCATCACAGATGACTTTGTGAAGCAGAA AAGCCAAGTTTCCTTCCCTCTCACGCCAAGGTACCTGGAATACAAGAAGATCCCCAACAGCAACCCGCCTGAGTATGAATTCTTGTGGGGACTGCGCGCCCGCCATGAGACCAGCAAGATGAGGGTCCTGAGATTCATCGCCCAG AATCAGAACCGAGACCCCCGGGAGTGGAAGGCTCGTTTCTTGGAGGCTGTGGATGATGCTTTCAAGAAGATGGATGTGGATATGGCCGAGGAGCATGCCAGGGCCCAGATGAGGGCCCAGATGAATATTGGGGATGAGGCTCTGATTGGACGGTGGAGCTGGGATGACATACAGGTCGAGCTCCTGACCTGGGACGAGGACGGAGATTTTGGCGACGCCTGGGCCAGGATCCCCTTTGCTTTCTGGGCCAGATACCATCAGTACATTCTGAACAGCAACCGTGCCAACAGGAGGGCCACGTGGAGAGCTGGTGTCAGCAGTGGCACCAACGGAGGGGCCAGCACCAGCGTCCTAGACGGCCCTAGCACCAGCTCCACCATCCGCACCAGAAATGCCGCCAGAGCTGGCGCCAGCTTTTTCTCCTGGATCCA GCACCGCTGA
- the LOC118142765 gene encoding melanoma-associated antigen D4 isoform X3, giving the protein MAEGSFGVQSENYSVEDMDEGSDEVGEEEMVEGNDYEEFGAFGGYGTLTSFDIHILRAFGSLGPGLRILSNEPWELENPVLAQTLVEALQLDPETLANETAARAANVARAAASNRAARAAAAAARSAFNQVMASHRVATPQVSGEDTQPSTYSAAAAAATEAQGPTPEAPLASPQTSQMLVTSEMAAPGAPATSAQSQTGSSAQEAATEGPSSACAFSRAPSASEVDTATRPNTAFLGPNDVFDFTQPAGVSGMAFPRPKRPAPAQEAATEGPSAASGVSQMGPGREVAATRPKTTKSGKALAKTRWVEPQNVVAAAAAKAKMATSIPEPEGAAAATAQHSAEPWARMGGKRTKKSKHLDDEYESSEEEREPPAVPPTWRASPPSLTVRAQLAPRPPVAPRSQIPSRHVLCLPPRNVTLLQERANKLVKYLMIKDYKKIPIKRSDMLKDVIREYDEHFPEIIERATYTLEKKFGIHLKEIDKEEHLYILVCTRDSSARLLGKTKDTPRLSLLLVILGVIFMNGNRASEAVLWEALRKMGLRPGVRHPFLGDLRKLITDDFVKQKYLEYKKIPNSNPPEYEFLWGLRARHETSKMRVLRFIAQNQNRDPREWKARFLEAVDDAFKKMDVDMAEEHARAQMRAQMNIGDEALIGRWSWDDIQVELLTWDEDGDFGDAWARIPFAFWARYHQYILNSNRANRRATWRAGVSSGTNGGASTSVLDGPSTSSTIRTRNAARAGASFFSWIQHR; this is encoded by the exons ATGGCTGAGGGAAGCTTCGGCGTGCAATCGGAAAACTACAGTGTTGAGGACATGGACGAGGGTAGCGACGAAGTCGGGGAGGAAGAGATGGTTGAAGGCAACGACTATGAAGAATTCGGTGCCTTTGGCGGCTATGGCACCCTCACCAGCTTTGACATCCATATCCTCAGAGCCTTCGGAAGCTTGGGTCCAGGCCTTCGCATCTTGTCG AATGAGCCCTGGGAACTGGAAAACCCTGTGCTGGCCCAGACCCTGGTGGAGGCATTGCAGCTGGATCCGGAAACACTTGCCAATGAGACGGCCGCCCGTGCTGCCAACGTTGCCCGCGCCGCCGCCTCCAACCGTGCGGCTCGGGCAGCTGCCGCCGCTGCCCGTAGCGCCTTCAATCAGGTGATGGCTAGCCACCGGGTGGCCACGCCGCAGGTCTCAGGAGAGGATACCCAGCCCTCGACCTAttctgccgccgccgccgccgccactgaGGCTCAGGGACCCACCCCGGAAGCCCCCCTTGCTTCTCCGCAGACCTCCCAGATGTTAGTCACCAGTGAGATGGCTGCCCCCGGGGCCCCGGCAACCTCTGCACAGTCCCAGACAGGCTCCTCGGCCCAGGAGGCTGCTACCGAGGGCCCTAGTAGCGCCTGTGCTTTCTCTCGGGCTCCCAGTGCCAGTGAGGTGGACACAGCCACCCGGCCCAACACAGCCTTCCTGGGTCCGAACGATGTCTTTGATTTCACCCAGCCGGCGGGTGTCAGTGGCATGGCCTTCCCACGCCCCAAGAGACCTGCCCCAGCCCAAGAGGCTGCCACAGAGGGCCCCAGTGCTGCCTCCGGGGTGTCCCAAATGGGACCTGGCAGGGAGGTGGCAGCCACCCGGCCCAAGACCACCAAGTCTGGGAAGGCTCTGGCCAAGACTCGGTGGGTGGAGCCTCAGAACGTTGTGGCAGCAGCTGCTGCCAAGGCCAAGATGGCCACAAGCATCCCTGAGCCGGAGGGTGCAGCTGCTGCTACTGCTCAGCACAGTGCTGAGCCCTGGGCCAGGATGGGAGGCAAGAGGACCAAGAAG TCCAAGCACCTGGATGATGAGTATGAGAGCAGCGAGGAGGAGAGAGAGCCTCCTGCGGTCCCGCCCACCTGGAGAGCATCACCGCCCTCATTGACCGTGCGGGCTCAGTTGGCCCCTCGGCCCCCAGTGGCCCCGAGGTCCCAGATACCCTCAAGGCACGTACTGTGCCTGCCCCCCCGCAACGTGACCCTTCTGCAAGAGAGG GCAAATAAGTTGGTGAAATACCTGATGATTAAGGACTACAAGAAGATCCCCATCAAGCGCTCAG ACATGCTGAAGGATGTCATCAGAGAGTATGACGAACATTTCCCTGAGATCATTGAACGAGCAACGTACACCCTGGAAAAG AAGTTTGGGATCCACCTGAAGGAGATCGACAAGGAAGAACACCTGTATATTCTTGTCTGCACACGGGACTCCTCAGCTCGCCTCCTTGGAAA AACCAAGGACACTCCCAGGCTGAGTCTCCTCTTGGTGATTCTGGGTGTCATCTTCATGAATGGCAACCGTGCCAGTGAGG CTGTCCTCTGGGAGGCACTACGCAAGATGGGACTGCGCCCTGG GGTGAGGCACCCATTCCTTGGCGATCTGAGGAAGCTCATCACAGATGACTTTGTGAAGCAGAA GTACCTGGAATACAAGAAGATCCCCAACAGCAACCCGCCTGAGTATGAATTCTTGTGGGGACTGCGCGCCCGCCATGAGACCAGCAAGATGAGGGTCCTGAGATTCATCGCCCAG AATCAGAACCGAGACCCCCGGGAGTGGAAGGCTCGTTTCTTGGAGGCTGTGGATGATGCTTTCAAGAAGATGGATGTGGATATGGCCGAGGAGCATGCCAGGGCCCAGATGAGGGCCCAGATGAATATTGGGGATGAGGCTCTGATTGGACGGTGGAGCTGGGATGACATACAGGTCGAGCTCCTGACCTGGGACGAGGACGGAGATTTTGGCGACGCCTGGGCCAGGATCCCCTTTGCTTTCTGGGCCAGATACCATCAGTACATTCTGAACAGCAACCGTGCCAACAGGAGGGCCACGTGGAGAGCTGGTGTCAGCAGTGGCACCAACGGAGGGGCCAGCACCAGCGTCCTAGACGGCCCTAGCACCAGCTCCACCATCCGCACCAGAAATGCCGCCAGAGCTGGCGCCAGCTTTTTCTCCTGGATCCA GCACCGCTGA
- the LOC118142765 gene encoding melanoma-associated antigen D4 isoform X4 — protein MAEGSFGVQSENYSVEDMDEGSDEVGEEEMVEGNDYEEFGAFGGYGTLTSFDIHILRAFGSLGPGLRILSNEPWELENPVLAQTLVEALQLDPETLANETAARAANVARAAASNRAARAAAAAARSAFNQVMASHRVATPQVSGEDTQPSTYSAAAAAATEAQGPTPEAPLASPQTSQMLVTSEMAAPGAPATSAQSQTGSSAQEAATEGPSSACAFSRAPSASEVDTATRPNTAFLGPNDVFDFTQPAGVSGMAFPRPKRPAPAQEAATEGPSAASGVSQMGPGREVAATRPKTTKSGKALAKTRWVEPQNVVAAAAAKAKMATSIPEPEGAAAATAQHSAEPWARMGGKRTKKSKHLDDEYESSEEEREPPAVPPTWRASPPSLTVRAQLAPRPPVAPRSQIPSRHVLCLPPRNVTLLQERANKLVKYLMIKDYKKIPIKRSDMLKDVIREYDEHFPEIIERATYTLEKKFGIHLKEIDKEEHLYILVCTRDSSARLLGKTKDTPRLSLLLVILGVIFMNGNRASEAVLWEALRKMGLRPGVRHPFLGDLRKLITDDFVKQKYLEYKKIPNSNPPEYEFLWGLRARHETSKMRVLRFIAQNQNRDPREWKARFLEAVDDAFKKMDVDMAEEHARAQMRAQMNIGDEALIGRWSWDDIQVELLTWDEDGDFGDAWARIPFAFWARYHQYILNSNRANRRATWRAGVSSGTNGGASTSVLDGPSTSSTIRTRNAARAGASFFSWIQ, from the exons ATGGCTGAGGGAAGCTTCGGCGTGCAATCGGAAAACTACAGTGTTGAGGACATGGACGAGGGTAGCGACGAAGTCGGGGAGGAAGAGATGGTTGAAGGCAACGACTATGAAGAATTCGGTGCCTTTGGCGGCTATGGCACCCTCACCAGCTTTGACATCCATATCCTCAGAGCCTTCGGAAGCTTGGGTCCAGGCCTTCGCATCTTGTCG AATGAGCCCTGGGAACTGGAAAACCCTGTGCTGGCCCAGACCCTGGTGGAGGCATTGCAGCTGGATCCGGAAACACTTGCCAATGAGACGGCCGCCCGTGCTGCCAACGTTGCCCGCGCCGCCGCCTCCAACCGTGCGGCTCGGGCAGCTGCCGCCGCTGCCCGTAGCGCCTTCAATCAGGTGATGGCTAGCCACCGGGTGGCCACGCCGCAGGTCTCAGGAGAGGATACCCAGCCCTCGACCTAttctgccgccgccgccgccgccactgaGGCTCAGGGACCCACCCCGGAAGCCCCCCTTGCTTCTCCGCAGACCTCCCAGATGTTAGTCACCAGTGAGATGGCTGCCCCCGGGGCCCCGGCAACCTCTGCACAGTCCCAGACAGGCTCCTCGGCCCAGGAGGCTGCTACCGAGGGCCCTAGTAGCGCCTGTGCTTTCTCTCGGGCTCCCAGTGCCAGTGAGGTGGACACAGCCACCCGGCCCAACACAGCCTTCCTGGGTCCGAACGATGTCTTTGATTTCACCCAGCCGGCGGGTGTCAGTGGCATGGCCTTCCCACGCCCCAAGAGACCTGCCCCAGCCCAAGAGGCTGCCACAGAGGGCCCCAGTGCTGCCTCCGGGGTGTCCCAAATGGGACCTGGCAGGGAGGTGGCAGCCACCCGGCCCAAGACCACCAAGTCTGGGAAGGCTCTGGCCAAGACTCGGTGGGTGGAGCCTCAGAACGTTGTGGCAGCAGCTGCTGCCAAGGCCAAGATGGCCACAAGCATCCCTGAGCCGGAGGGTGCAGCTGCTGCTACTGCTCAGCACAGTGCTGAGCCCTGGGCCAGGATGGGAGGCAAGAGGACCAAGAAG TCCAAGCACCTGGATGATGAGTATGAGAGCAGCGAGGAGGAGAGAGAGCCTCCTGCGGTCCCGCCCACCTGGAGAGCATCACCGCCCTCATTGACCGTGCGGGCTCAGTTGGCCCCTCGGCCCCCAGTGGCCCCGAGGTCCCAGATACCCTCAAGGCACGTACTGTGCCTGCCCCCCCGCAACGTGACCCTTCTGCAAGAGAGG GCAAATAAGTTGGTGAAATACCTGATGATTAAGGACTACAAGAAGATCCCCATCAAGCGCTCAG ACATGCTGAAGGATGTCATCAGAGAGTATGACGAACATTTCCCTGAGATCATTGAACGAGCAACGTACACCCTGGAAAAG AAGTTTGGGATCCACCTGAAGGAGATCGACAAGGAAGAACACCTGTATATTCTTGTCTGCACACGGGACTCCTCAGCTCGCCTCCTTGGAAA AACCAAGGACACTCCCAGGCTGAGTCTCCTCTTGGTGATTCTGGGTGTCATCTTCATGAATGGCAACCGTGCCAGTGAGG CTGTCCTCTGGGAGGCACTACGCAAGATGGGACTGCGCCCTGG GGTGAGGCACCCATTCCTTGGCGATCTGAGGAAGCTCATCACAGATGACTTTGTGAAGCAGAA GTACCTGGAATACAAGAAGATCCCCAACAGCAACCCGCCTGAGTATGAATTCTTGTGGGGACTGCGCGCCCGCCATGAGACCAGCAAGATGAGGGTCCTGAGATTCATCGCCCAG AATCAGAACCGAGACCCCCGGGAGTGGAAGGCTCGTTTCTTGGAGGCTGTGGATGATGCTTTCAAGAAGATGGATGTGGATATGGCCGAGGAGCATGCCAGGGCCCAGATGAGGGCCCAGATGAATATTGGGGATGAGGCTCTGATTGGACGGTGGAGCTGGGATGACATACAGGTCGAGCTCCTGACCTGGGACGAGGACGGAGATTTTGGCGACGCCTGGGCCAGGATCCCCTTTGCTTTCTGGGCCAGATACCATCAGTACATTCTGAACAGCAACCGTGCCAACAGGAGGGCCACGTGGAGAGCTGGTGTCAGCAGTGGCACCAACGGAGGGGCCAGCACCAGCGTCCTAGACGGCCCTAGCACCAGCTCCACCATCCGCACCAGAAATGCCGCCAGAGCTGGCGCCAGCTTTTTCTCCTGGATCCAGTAA
- the LOC118142765 gene encoding melanoma-associated antigen D4 isoform X2 → MAEGSFGVQSENYSVEDMDEGSDEVGEEEMVEGNDYEEFGAFGGYGTLTSFDIHILRAFGSLGPGLRILSNEPWELENPVLAQTLVEALQLDPETLANETAARAANVARAAASNRAARAAAAAARSAFNQVMASHRVATPQVSGEDTQPSTYSAAAAAATEAQGPTPEAPLASPQTSQMLVTSEMAAPGAPATSAQSQTGSSAQEAATEGPSSACAFSRAPSASEVDTATRPNTAFLGPNDVFDFTQPAGVSGMAFPRPKRPAPAQEAATEGPSAASGVSQMGPGREVAATRPKTTKSGKALAKTRWVEPQNVVAAAAAKAKMATSIPEPEGAAAATAQHSAEPWARMGGKRTKKSKHLDDEYESSEEEREPPAVPPTWRASPPSLTVRAQLAPRPPVAPRSQIPSRHVLCLPPRNVTLLQERANKLVKYLMIKDYKKIPIKRSDMLKDVIREYDEHFPEIIERATYTLEKKFGIHLKEIDKEEHLYILVCTRDSSARLLGKTKDTPRLSLLLVILGVIFMNGNRASEAVLWEALRKMGLRPGVRHPFLGDLRKLITDDFVKQKSQVSFPLTPRYLEYKKIPNSNPPEYEFLWGLRARHETSKMRVLRFIAQNQNRDPREWKARFLEAVDDAFKKMDVDMAEEHARAQMRAQMNIGDEALIGRWSWDDIQVELLTWDEDGDFGDAWARIPFAFWARYHQYILNSNRANRRATWRAGVSSGTNGGASTSVLDGPSTSSTIRTRNAARAGASFFSWIQ, encoded by the exons ATGGCTGAGGGAAGCTTCGGCGTGCAATCGGAAAACTACAGTGTTGAGGACATGGACGAGGGTAGCGACGAAGTCGGGGAGGAAGAGATGGTTGAAGGCAACGACTATGAAGAATTCGGTGCCTTTGGCGGCTATGGCACCCTCACCAGCTTTGACATCCATATCCTCAGAGCCTTCGGAAGCTTGGGTCCAGGCCTTCGCATCTTGTCG AATGAGCCCTGGGAACTGGAAAACCCTGTGCTGGCCCAGACCCTGGTGGAGGCATTGCAGCTGGATCCGGAAACACTTGCCAATGAGACGGCCGCCCGTGCTGCCAACGTTGCCCGCGCCGCCGCCTCCAACCGTGCGGCTCGGGCAGCTGCCGCCGCTGCCCGTAGCGCCTTCAATCAGGTGATGGCTAGCCACCGGGTGGCCACGCCGCAGGTCTCAGGAGAGGATACCCAGCCCTCGACCTAttctgccgccgccgccgccgccactgaGGCTCAGGGACCCACCCCGGAAGCCCCCCTTGCTTCTCCGCAGACCTCCCAGATGTTAGTCACCAGTGAGATGGCTGCCCCCGGGGCCCCGGCAACCTCTGCACAGTCCCAGACAGGCTCCTCGGCCCAGGAGGCTGCTACCGAGGGCCCTAGTAGCGCCTGTGCTTTCTCTCGGGCTCCCAGTGCCAGTGAGGTGGACACAGCCACCCGGCCCAACACAGCCTTCCTGGGTCCGAACGATGTCTTTGATTTCACCCAGCCGGCGGGTGTCAGTGGCATGGCCTTCCCACGCCCCAAGAGACCTGCCCCAGCCCAAGAGGCTGCCACAGAGGGCCCCAGTGCTGCCTCCGGGGTGTCCCAAATGGGACCTGGCAGGGAGGTGGCAGCCACCCGGCCCAAGACCACCAAGTCTGGGAAGGCTCTGGCCAAGACTCGGTGGGTGGAGCCTCAGAACGTTGTGGCAGCAGCTGCTGCCAAGGCCAAGATGGCCACAAGCATCCCTGAGCCGGAGGGTGCAGCTGCTGCTACTGCTCAGCACAGTGCTGAGCCCTGGGCCAGGATGGGAGGCAAGAGGACCAAGAAG TCCAAGCACCTGGATGATGAGTATGAGAGCAGCGAGGAGGAGAGAGAGCCTCCTGCGGTCCCGCCCACCTGGAGAGCATCACCGCCCTCATTGACCGTGCGGGCTCAGTTGGCCCCTCGGCCCCCAGTGGCCCCGAGGTCCCAGATACCCTCAAGGCACGTACTGTGCCTGCCCCCCCGCAACGTGACCCTTCTGCAAGAGAGG GCAAATAAGTTGGTGAAATACCTGATGATTAAGGACTACAAGAAGATCCCCATCAAGCGCTCAG ACATGCTGAAGGATGTCATCAGAGAGTATGACGAACATTTCCCTGAGATCATTGAACGAGCAACGTACACCCTGGAAAAG AAGTTTGGGATCCACCTGAAGGAGATCGACAAGGAAGAACACCTGTATATTCTTGTCTGCACACGGGACTCCTCAGCTCGCCTCCTTGGAAA AACCAAGGACACTCCCAGGCTGAGTCTCCTCTTGGTGATTCTGGGTGTCATCTTCATGAATGGCAACCGTGCCAGTGAGG CTGTCCTCTGGGAGGCACTACGCAAGATGGGACTGCGCCCTGG GGTGAGGCACCCATTCCTTGGCGATCTGAGGAAGCTCATCACAGATGACTTTGTGAAGCAGAA AAGCCAAGTTTCCTTCCCTCTCACGCCAAGGTACCTGGAATACAAGAAGATCCCCAACAGCAACCCGCCTGAGTATGAATTCTTGTGGGGACTGCGCGCCCGCCATGAGACCAGCAAGATGAGGGTCCTGAGATTCATCGCCCAG AATCAGAACCGAGACCCCCGGGAGTGGAAGGCTCGTTTCTTGGAGGCTGTGGATGATGCTTTCAAGAAGATGGATGTGGATATGGCCGAGGAGCATGCCAGGGCCCAGATGAGGGCCCAGATGAATATTGGGGATGAGGCTCTGATTGGACGGTGGAGCTGGGATGACATACAGGTCGAGCTCCTGACCTGGGACGAGGACGGAGATTTTGGCGACGCCTGGGCCAGGATCCCCTTTGCTTTCTGGGCCAGATACCATCAGTACATTCTGAACAGCAACCGTGCCAACAGGAGGGCCACGTGGAGAGCTGGTGTCAGCAGTGGCACCAACGGAGGGGCCAGCACCAGCGTCCTAGACGGCCCTAGCACCAGCTCCACCATCCGCACCAGAAATGCCGCCAGAGCTGGCGCCAGCTTTTTCTCCTGGATCCAGTAA